GCGCTTCGCCGGTGAGCTGCTCTCCCAGCCGGGGACCACCCAGGAGCACCGGCGCGAGCTGCGGGCCCTACTGGAGGTAGTCGGCGGGTTCAAGGCCATCGCCGCGTACGAGGAGCAGGGAGCCGAGCGGCTGCGGCTGGTGGATCGGCGTGCCGATCCCCGGGTGGTCCAGGGGACGTTCTTCCCGCAGATGGCGGAGACGGCGCGTCGAGCGCTCGAGCGCCCTCCTGGGGACATCACCAGCTCGCCGCCGTTGGTGGGAGATGAGCGCGTGTGGCTGCGCATCCTCGCTACCGCCATCCCCGTGGACGAAGGCCAGCCGCGTGGGACGGTCGCGGTGTTGGTGGATATGGAGTCCTTCTTTTCTCCCCTGCGGATCGTGACGTCGGATCCCGAGGCGCGCCTGCTGTTGGTCGGCGCGCATGGAAGGGCCAGCCCCGCCAGCGATCCGGCACTCGCGAGCTGGTACCAGCGGGTGGGAACGGACGCGGGGGCCGTCCCTCAGTACGCCTCCCTCGTCTCGAAGATGAGGGCGGGGGAGCGGGGCACGATCCTCTTGGGAGAGCAGGAGGCGGAGCGGCTGGGACTGGGGCGGGCGGACGCGGTGGCGGCGTTCACGCCCATTCAGCTCAAGGGTGGCAGCCACTGGTCCGCGGCGACGTTGGTCTCCACGGCCACGCTGCGCTCGCACGAGCAGGGACTCATCCTGAGGCTGTCCCTGGCGGCCCTGCTGGTGGCGCTGTTCCTGGTGGCCTTCGCGGTGTACGTGGTCCTGGCGCAGCGCCGCGCCGTGGCCCTGCGCGAGAGCCGCCGGCATGCGGACCAGCTCGCGCACCTGCACGACAAGACGCAGAAGATCCTCGATCACATCCCCACCGGGGTGCTGGCACTGACGGCCGAGGGGCGAATCAGCGCGGTGAACCAGGCCCTTCGGACTCGGATGCCGCCGAGCGTCGTGGGCGCTCCCCTGGCGGCGGCCTTTCCCCAGGCTCCGGAGCCGGTGGTGTCCCGGCTGGGCGAGCTGGTGGGCGCGGCGACGCGAGAGGCCCGGGTTCGCAGCCTGCTGGGCGAGCCGCTCGCGCTGTTCGGAGAGGAAGGACAGTACAGCATCCACGCCGTGCCGCTCGAGGCGCGCGAGCCCGAGGTGCGCACGCTGCTGGTGGTGGAGGACCTCAGCAACCTCCGGGCTCTGGAGACGCAGCTCCTGCGCGCCGAGAAGCTCGCCACCGTGGGCGTGCTGGCCGCGGGCATCGCGCATGAGATTGGCACTCCGCTGGGTGTGGTGCGCGGCCGGGCCGAGTACGTGCTCGGCAAGCTGGGCTCCACCCACGCGCAGGCGGCGGGGGTGGGCGTCATGATCGAGCAGATCGATCTGGTGAGCCGGACCATCCGCCAGCTCCTGGACTTCTCGCGCCTGCAGCCCGCGGCGGTGCGGCCCGTGGAGTTCGTGCCGCTGACGCGCGATGTGTACGAGCTGCTCCGGCTCGAAGCCGAGCGGCGCCGCGTGCGCATCACGTTGGAGATTCCCGAGGGGTTGCCACCGCTCGCGGCCGACCCGGACCAGCTCCAGCAGGTGCTGGTCAACCTGATGCTCAACGCCTGTGACGCGTGTGGCCCCGGGGGGGAGGTTCGGGTCAGCGCGGTGGCGCCGGATGGCTCCTCCTCCGGGGCGTGGGGCTTCGTGACGCTCACGGTGAAGGATGACGGCTGTGGCATCCCCCCGGAGAGCCTCAACCAGGTGTTCGACCCCTTCTTCACGACGAAGAAGCGGGGGCAGGGGACGGGGCTGGGGCTGACGATGGTGGCGCACGTGGTGCGCAACCACGGAGGACGGGTGGAACTGGAGAGCGAGCAGGGGCGCGGTACCCGCATCACCTTGTTGTGGCCCGCCTCCGGGCCCGCGATGACCGAGGAGCGACATGTCAGCTAAGGGCCGCATCCTGGTCGTCGACGATCACGTGGAGATGGGGCGGATGCTCCAGGAACCCCTGGCGGACGAAGGGTACGAGGTAGAGCTGGCCACGGGCGGCGCCGAGGCCATCCGGCTGGTGCGCACCCGCCCGTTCGACGCGGTGCTGAGCGATCTGCGCATGGAGCAGGTGGACGGCTTCGACGTGCTGGCCGCGACGCGGGCGGTGGATCCGGAGGTGCCGGTGCTGTTGATGACGGCCTTCGGGGGCGTCGAGAGCGCGGTGGAGGCGATGCGTCGCGGTGCCTGGCACTACTTCACCAAGCCCTTCCGGCTGGACGAGGTGCTCATCTACCTGCGGCGGGCCCTGGAGGAGCGGAGGCTGCGGGCGGAGAACCGCGCCCTGCGCCAGGCGGCGGGAGGGAGCAGCGGGCTGGGGGCGCTGGTAGGACGGGGCACGTCCATGAGGGGGCTCTACGAGCTCATCGAGCACGTGGCCCACTCGGGAGCGCCCGTGCTGCTCCGGGGAGAGAGCGGCAGCGGCAAGGAGCTGGTGGCGCGGGCGCTGCACTCCGAGGGGCCACGGGCGGCCGAGCCCTTCGTGGCCGTCAACTGCACCGCGCTGCCCCACGCGCTGCTCGAGAGCGAGCTGTTCGGGCACGTGAAGGGAGCCTTCACGGGGGCCACCACGGCGCGGCGGGGGCTCTTCGTCGAGGCGGACAAGGGGACGCTCTTCCTGGATGAGATCGGAGACATGCCCTCCGAGCTCCAGGCAAAGCTGCTGCGGGTGCTGGAGGATGGGGAGGTGCGGGCGGTGGGAGCGGACGCCAGCCGCACGGTGGAGGTGCGCATCGTCGCGGCCACCCACCAGGATCTGGAGGCGCGGGTGCGAGAAGGCCGCTTCCGGGCGGACCTCTTCTACCGCCTCAACGTCGTCACCCTGCGCATTCCGCCGCTGCGCGAGCGTCGCGAGGACATCCCCCTGCTGGTCGAGCACTTCACCACGCGGGC
Above is a genomic segment from Hyalangium ruber containing:
- a CDS encoding sigma-54-dependent transcriptional regulator, whose translation is MSAKGRILVVDDHVEMGRMLQEPLADEGYEVELATGGAEAIRLVRTRPFDAVLSDLRMEQVDGFDVLAATRAVDPEVPVLLMTAFGGVESAVEAMRRGAWHYFTKPFRLDEVLIYLRRALEERRLRAENRALRQAAGGSSGLGALVGRGTSMRGLYELIEHVAHSGAPVLLRGESGSGKELVARALHSEGPRAAEPFVAVNCTALPHALLESELFGHVKGAFTGATTARRGLFVEADKGTLFLDEIGDMPSELQAKLLRVLEDGEVRAVGADASRTVEVRIVAATHQDLEARVREGRFRADLFYRLNVVTLRIPPLRERREDIPLLVEHFTTRARARNPRSRVTGFSPEVVAALGTMPWPGNVRELENLVERLVVLVPRETVELADLRLHAPTASPEAHPLGLAQEGLWSLRQLESEYISWVVTRCGGNKTRAAELLGIDVSTIHRREREKGSGNSPR
- a CDS encoding two-component system sensor histidine kinase NtrB — encoded protein: MRHTLIPILLLCLALASVGVGGFGVIQHNRAALVHQFAVDRQAQLDEATRGVTEALEDVGEDLRFAGELLSQPGTTQEHRRELRALLEVVGGFKAIAAYEEQGAERLRLVDRRADPRVVQGTFFPQMAETARRALERPPGDITSSPPLVGDERVWLRILATAIPVDEGQPRGTVAVLVDMESFFSPLRIVTSDPEARLLLVGAHGRASPASDPALASWYQRVGTDAGAVPQYASLVSKMRAGERGTILLGEQEAERLGLGRADAVAAFTPIQLKGGSHWSAATLVSTATLRSHEQGLILRLSLAALLVALFLVAFAVYVVLAQRRAVALRESRRHADQLAHLHDKTQKILDHIPTGVLALTAEGRISAVNQALRTRMPPSVVGAPLAAAFPQAPEPVVSRLGELVGAATREARVRSLLGEPLALFGEEGQYSIHAVPLEAREPEVRTLLVVEDLSNLRALETQLLRAEKLATVGVLAAGIAHEIGTPLGVVRGRAEYVLGKLGSTHAQAAGVGVMIEQIDLVSRTIRQLLDFSRLQPAAVRPVEFVPLTRDVYELLRLEAERRRVRITLEIPEGLPPLAADPDQLQQVLVNLMLNACDACGPGGEVRVSAVAPDGSSSGAWGFVTLTVKDDGCGIPPESLNQVFDPFFTTKKRGQGTGLGLTMVAHVVRNHGGRVELESEQGRGTRITLLWPASGPAMTEERHVS